The proteins below are encoded in one region of Podarcis raffonei isolate rPodRaf1 chromosome 6, rPodRaf1.pri, whole genome shotgun sequence:
- the UBE2C gene encoding ubiquitin-conjugating enzyme E2 C produces MASQNTDPAAASAANAARKAAEPGSAAARGSVRSRLQQELMTLMMSGDKGISAFPESDNLFKWIGTINGATGTVYEDLRYKLSLEFPSGYPYNAPTVKFLTPCYHPNVDLQGNICLDILKDKWSALYDVRTILLSIQSLLGEPNVESPLNTEAAELWKDQAAYKKYLHESYAKHMKNQDT; encoded by the exons ATGGCCTCGCAGAACACCGACCCCGCCGCCGCCAGCGCCGCCAACGCCGCCAGGAAGGCCGCCGAGCCCGGCAGCGCCGCCGCCCGCGGCTCCGTCCGGAGCAG GCTGCAGCAGGAGCTGATGACTTTGATG ATGTCTGGGGATAAAGGGATCTCGGCCTTCCCAGAGTCAGACAACCTCTTCAAGTGGATCGGGACCATTAATGGAGCAACTGGGACG gtgtaTGAGGACCTGAGGTACAAGCTGTCCTTGGAGTTCCCCAGCGGGTACCCTTACAACGCGCCCACCGTCAAATTCCTCACCCCCTGCTACCACCCCAACGTGGACCTGCAGGGGAACATCTGCCTGGACATCCTCAAGGACAAGTGGTCGGCTCTCTACGACGTCCGCACCATCCTGCTCTCCATCCAGAGTCTGCTGGGAG AGCCAAACGTCGAGAGTCCGCTGAACACGGAAGCTGCAGAGCTCTGGAAGGACCAGGCAG CCTACAAGAAGTACCTTCACGAATCGTATGCAAAGCATATGAAGAACCAGGATACCTga